From the genome of Leucoraja erinacea ecotype New England chromosome 41, Leri_hhj_1, whole genome shotgun sequence:
GAAGCGAGGGCggatggggaagaggggaagggttGCTTGGAGGGGTGGGGTATGTGTTAGAGGGGGAGTACATCTCTATCCACTTTATTGCACCAGTTTACAGTGATAAAATATATTCGTACTTTTTTTCTAGAAAAATAAATAGTTTGAATGATTTGACGTGTATATTTTGCATTCGGgtcatatacagcacagaaacaggcccttcagtgtaaCTTCCCCATGCTGACCTCGAAGCCCCCATCTTGcttacatttggcccatttccccctCGAGCTTTCCTATCAGTAGTTAGAAACTAATCAGAAAACATGTAATCTGACCAATTGCCAGTTCATTAGCCGAATCTCCACCAATGGAAAGACTTTTCACTATATTttatgtttaagaatgaactgcagatgctggaaaaatcgaaggtagtgacaacacgaaacgtcacctattccttcgctccatagatgctgcctcacctgagtttctccagcattttgtctaccttcactgtaTTTTAtagtattttacattttatagagactatgcagagtctcttgcccagagtaggggaattgaggaccagaggacataggttcaaggtgaagggatctgaagggtaacattttccacacaaagtgtggtgggcgtatggacaagctgccacaggcggttgttgaggctgggactatcccaaagtttaagaaacagttagacaggtacatggatagggctgggggggggggggggggggggggggggtaaacgctggtaggggggggcggggtgggactagtgtgtagctgggacatgtttgctggtgtaggcaagttggactgaagggcctgtttccactctgtatcactatgactattttGATAGACACGGCAATCATAGACTAAACTATAAAAAAGTGTTTAATCGCTGGCATTGCTACTGGGACCTGCTCAGCCTTCAGAGCTCAAGCTGAGTTACACAGGTTAAATGTAGGTTCAAAGTTAGGAATATtcctgattccaggaatgagtgggttagcatatgatgagcgtttggcagcactgggcctgtacttgctggagtttagaaggttgaagggggggacctcattgaaaacttaccaaataatgaaaggcagagatagagtggatgtggagagaatatttccactgggtgggagagtctaggaccagaggtcatagccacagaattaaagggcgctcatgtaggaaggaactgcagatgctggtttaaatcgaatgaagacacaaaatgctggagtaactcagcgggacagtcagcatctctggagagcaggaatgggtgacgtttcgggtcaagaactgtcctgctcttttggaaaggaggtggggaggggctTCTTGGGTGATTAAGCTTTGGAAGTCCTTGCCacagaggcagagatagacacattctattagattagaacgggtgtcaagggttatggggagaaggcaggaaaatgggattagaaggcagggatcagccacaattgaattgtttaagaaggaactgcagatgctggaaaatcaaaggtggacaaaagtgctggagaaactcagcgtgtgcagcagcatctatggagcgagggaaataggcaatgtttcgggacgaaacccttcgtcagactgatgtggggggacggggagaagaaaggaagaggaggagctcgagggctgagggagagcacttcaactctccctcccattccgaatccgacctttctgtcctgggtctcctctatggccagagtgagcaccaccggaaattggaggaacagcacctcatattccacttgggcagtttgcaccttagcggcataaacatttctcctttctcctgctccaatttccggtagcccttgctgtctcctccccttctcagcccttgggctcctcttcctttctcctttcttctcccccccaccacccaccctacatcagtctgaagaagggtttcagcccgaaacgttgcctatttccttcgctccatagatgttgctgcacccgctgagtttctccagcacttttgtctggccacaactgaatggcagagtagactcgttgggccgaatggcctcattcgacTATAACTTATGAAGATGTAACATATGGCATTGTTTCAATGAGGTGGTAATTAGTAACATTGAAGTAGTTGAGATTGGGGAAGattctgggtggcacagtggagcagctggtacagccgctgccttgcagcgctagagatccgggtttcatcctgacctcgggtgctgtgtggggtttgcccgttctccctgtgaccacatggggttcctcccacatcccaaagtcatgctgGCTCGTAGGCTAATTGTCCCTCTGTTAAAATTGTtattggtgtgcagggagtggatgagaaagtgggatatcatagaccgggtgatcgatggtcagcatcccGACGTGGGATTAAATGTTGAGGCTCTTTAagatgctggtcaggccgcatttggagtattgtgagcaattttgggcaccatttctgaggaaggatgtgttggccttgagagggtgcagaggaggtttagaagaatgatccctgggatgagtaggttaacatatgatgagcgtttgacggcactgggcttgtactcactgtagtttagaaggagggggacttcattgaaactgaatagtgaaaggcttggatagaatggatgtggagaggatgtttccattagtgggagagtctaggactagaggtcagctcctcagaattaaaggacgttcctttaagaaggagatgaggaggaatttctttcgtcagggtggtaaatctctggaattcattgccacggacgactgtggaggccaagtcagtggatattttttaatgcagggatagacagatagattcttgattagtatgggtgtcagaggtaatggggttaggagggaaagatagatcagccatgattgaatggtggagtagacttgatgggccgaatggcctaatactgcactCATCACTTCTGACtcgctgggcctgtttccgcgttgcatcTTTAAGCCAAACACTGGCTGGAATGGCACCAAGcactggaaacatttgtaacttttTTTAGTAAAaatcaaagtgatggagtaactaaaGACtgttgcccagagaaggtgaatcgagaacagaggacatcggtttacgGTGAGGTTGAaaagatttaatgagaacctgaggggggggggggagggggtaacatttttacacaaaaggtggtgcaaccaactgccagagaaggtagttgaggcaggtactattgtaatgtttaagaaacatttagacagatacatggataggccaggtttggagggatatgggccaagcgcaggcaggtgggacatgttggtcggtgtggccaagttgggccaaagtgcctgcttccacgctgtatggacGCAGCGGGTACAGTAAATgagggaggaggtgcaagtgaacctttttcaatatcttcccatctccaccccattctgctttccgcagagaccgttccctctgcaactccctggttaactcatctcttcccacccaaaccaccccctccccaggtactttcccttgcaaccgcaggaggtgcaacacctctccctattcctccccccccctcgactccgtccaaggaccccaacagtcttttcatgtgaggcagaggttcacttgcacctcctccaacctcatctactgcatccgctgttccaggtgtggcgagaccgagcgcaggctcagcgatcgtaggctcagcgatcattttgctgaacacctctgctcagtctgtctaaacctatctgatctcgctagaggcaggaaacatgttcccgatgttgggggtccagaaccaggggccacagtttaagaagaaggggtaggccatttggaacggagatgaggaaatactttttcacacagagagttgtgagtgtgtggaattctctgcctcagtgggcggtggaggccggttctctggatactttcaagagagagctagatagggctcttaaagatagcggagtcaggggatatggggagaaggcaggaacgtgcaGGAATTGTGGATGAtcgccgtgatcacattgaatggcagtgctcgcTTGAAGggcagaaaggcctactcctgcacctattgtctattgacattgacttctctaacttcaacatcaagctttccctctctctctctccatcccctcccccttcccagttctccgcccagtctgactgtctcggACTATATTTtaactctgtttgctttgttctcccaactaacaatgatctaatctacattttccttgatctcttttTCCAGTTTTCACACCtctcacttccttatctatacacttccttatctctgtaccacccactcccctgacatcagtttgaagaagggtttcgaccagaaacgtcacccattccttctctccagagatgctgcccgtcctgctgagttactccagcattttgtgtctatcttcgaactaATCATTTAACTTAAGAGCGAAGTGAAGCGTTTTGTAATGTTTAAACCAATGTCGGGCCCTGAGGAAAGTTGCCGAACAGAGAGATCCAGGGATCCAAgtacatagttctttgaaggtCACAGTTATGGAGTGTTATGAAGGGGGAGTGTGGCATGTTTGTCTCCATCAGATGGGCGATAAAATACAAGATAtgggatggcacagcggtagagttgctgccttgcagcgccagaggtccgggttccatcccttctgcagttgtacagagccccagtgagaccacacctgtattgtgtgcagttttggtcccctaatttgaggaaggacattcttgctaatgaggtagtgcagcgtaggtttactaaggttaattcctgggatggcgggactgtcatatgctgagagaatggagcagctgggcttgtacactctggagtttagaaggatgagagaggatcttattgaaacatataagtttgaaagggcttggacacgctagaggcaggaaacatgttcccgatgttgggggagtctagaaccaggggccacagtttaagaataaggagtaagctatttagaacagagacgaggaaacacttttttcacacacagagtggtgagtctgtggaattctctgccttagagggcggtggaggccggttctctggatgctttcaagagagagctagatagggatcttaaaaatagcggagtcatggggatatggggagaaggcaggaatggggtactgattggggatgatcagccatgatcacaatgaatggttcgAAGGCCTGaatgcctgctcctgcacctattgtctattgtttcggtgccatatctctaaaactaaacaaaacctctTTATGTTCTTCTTCTTGCAGAAGTTCTAAAGGAGCTGGATGATGCTTATGACAAATACAAGCAAGAGATGGATGTTGCTCAGAGGAAACGGttgctgcagcatctgcagttggcgTTAATCAACAGCCAGGAGCTGGGTGATGAGAAGATTCAGATCGTTACGCAAATGAGTGAGCAGGTGGAGAACTGTGCCAAGCAAATGGACAGCCACTCGGATTGCTTCGAGGAGCCGAGCGAACACGAAAAGCCCGTGGAGAAAGCCAAGGTGGCGGAGGCTCCCCAGGCGGAGCGGCCTTCCAGGCGCCCGCGCCGGCAGAAGAACAGCGAGAACCGCGAGCTTTGCCACCCGGGCAACGACACGGAGGAAGGGGACGAGCAGCCCAAGGAGAAGAAGTCCAAGTCGGCAAAGAAGAAGCGCTCCAAGGCCAGACCCGAGCGGGAGATCTCCCCCATTGACTTTCCCATCGACCCCAACGAACCCACCTACTGCTTGTGCAACCAGGTCTCCTACGGGGAAATGATCGGCTGCGACAACGAGGAGTGCCCCATCGAGTGGTTTCACTTCTCTTGCGTGGGACTAACGTACAAGCCGAAGGGCAAGTGGTACTGTCCAAAATGCAGGGGCGACACTGAAAAGACAATGGACAAATGCATAGAAAAATCCAAAAAAGACAGGAGGTCAAGGTAGTGCAGTCCTCCGATTTTAACATTTTCATACCTGTATCATGTAAAAGCATATTGGCTTAAATTGTATGTGGAACTATGCAATTTTTACTGTAGTATTAAACATTGCTGAATTTTCACTAATGCATTTGGACTCATTCACAACATCCGTGCACAaaggtgtaaaccaccatctgcgggTTCCGTCTTGCACATTGTGTCTGCTCCACtgccaaatctcctcaaggtacagtatgtctactttgaaggttctttttcagtttagtttaaagatacggcgtggaaacaggcactttggcccagcaagtccacgccgaccagcgatccccacacattagcactatcctacacacactagggacaattcactatTTTTACCGTagccaaattagcctacaaacctttacatctttggagtgtgggagggaacccggTGAAAACcgacgcgatcacagggagaacgtaaaaactccttacaggcagcaatggtagggagatgtcggatatTTGACTCAAAtttacctggaccatttccgacatctccctaccgttccttgatctcaccatctccaacgCAGgtaatagactactgaccgacatctactacaaacccactgactcccatggctatctggactacacttattcccacctggcttcttgtaaggactctatcctctactcccaattcttccatcTACGCGAcatggtgagctgagaccgccgtgttcaacacctccgggctgcgggtctgcggagcggagcgggcggcgccgatttcaacatcgggggcctgggagctccaaaccggcgcggccttgtcggcttcggaagccgcggtctccagctagcaagcggccattccaggtggcccagccgctgagaggactcccgacgccggggcaacaccacccggtgagaacgtccaggaacatcgggcctccgtagaggcaattgcagtggcctcaataggcctgactatggggtgaacttgggatagggactggacattgtgccttcccccacagtggtatccattgtggggggatgattttttgtctgtaagataatcctgttagtctttgtccaagatggctgccgtgaagggagagtggacgctagcgcgctttagctgccgctgctctctcttcacattgtgtttatgatttttgtttttggactgaattctgtttttaatttgtgtttctgtgatgtctttattatttattttattctgattatatgtttatattcctgttaacctatgtaaggtgtccttgagatgtctgaaaggcgcccaataaataaaatttattattattattatctgcacccaggatgaggtgttccagaccagggaatcggagatgtcctcattctttagggaacgggggttcccctcttatagaatgaggttctcaccagggtctcctctatatcccgcagctccgctctcactccccccccccccccccccccccccccccccccccccccccccccccccccccccccccccccccccccacactagtgacaaggacagagtcccccttgtcctcaccttccacaccatcagccgtcacatacaacatataatcctctgacatttttgccgcctccaacgagatcccaccaccggtcacatcttcccatctcctcccctttctgctttctgtagagactgctccctccataactccctggtcaattcgtcccttcccacccagaccacccctcccctggtactttcccttgcaactgcagggaatgctacacttgtcactttacctcccccccttgaaTCCATCCAAGtacctaaacagtctttccaggtgcggcagaggttcacctgcacctccaacctcatctattgcatccgctatcgtaggtgtcaccttctctacatcttgtaggcttggcgatagtttcgcccaacacctccgctcagtctgtactaaccaacctgatctcccggtggctcagcacttcaactccccctcccattccaaatctgacctttctgtcctgggcctcctccatggccagagtgaggctcagcgttaattggaggagcagcacctcatatttcgcttgggtagtttacaccccagcggtatgaacattgacttctccaattttgggtagtccttgctttctccctccttcccctcccccttcccagttctcccacatagcctactgtctccgcctcttcctttcttttttcctgcaccccccccccacgacatcagtctgaagaaaggtctcgacccgaaacgtcgcctactccttttctccgtagatgctgcctcaccggctgagttttgccagcatttttttttgtccacaagaattatcctgcacactagggtcaattaacaattttactgaagcctattaacctacaaacctgcacggctggAGTGGGAagtaatcggagcacccggaggaaacccatgcgttcaGAGGGCGAATGTATAAACtcagtacaaacagcacccgtggtgtggatggaacctgggtctctgccactgtatggcagcaactctaccactgcaccaccacaaATGCTCTACTGCTGCTGCACACCACTTAGCTCAGCAGAAATACAAATGCACAGCTTGTTATAGTGCTACAGTATTAGAATATCTGAGTTTGAGAGCTATGTTTAGTTATTTAACACAGGCACTGTAATAAGACaggtggcagagtggcacagctggtagagtcactgccttgcagcgccagagacctgggtacaatGCTGCcctctgtgctgtctgtgtggagtttgcactctcCCTGCTATCATGTGGCACGTGGTGCAacgggtagatttgctgccttgtcgcgccagagacccagatgtggttctgactgcgggtgctgtcagtatggagttggAAATGTGGGTTGAAAcctgggcacccagagaaaaaccacgaggtcctggggagaaggtacaaactcagacgtacaggtttgagatctaactattcctttagtttatgtttcattcgcaagaagaagggttgtagattaattggctttggtaaaattgtccctagtgtgtaggattgtgctcgtgtatgggcatcgctggtcggtgcagattcgaagggccaatttccgtgctgtatctctaaattaaactataaatgtgggtttcctccgggttcacTGGTTCCTCCCTACAGTATGTCCcaaaaacgtgtgggtttgtaggttgattggctataAGTAGACGTGAAAGTAgaataacagaaacatagaaaataggtgcaggagtagaccattcggcccttcgagactgcaccgccattcatggctgatcatccaactcagtatcctgtacctgccttctctccataccccctgatccccttagccacaaggaccacatctaactccctcttaaatatagccaatgaactgtcctcaactacattctgtggcagagagttccagagattcaccactctctgtgtgaaaaaagttcttctcaagaTTTTGCTACTTTCAAAACcactttttctcatctcggtcctaaaggatttcccctttatccttaaactgtgaccccttgccctggacttccccaacatcgggaacaatcttcctgcatctagcctgtccaaccccctaagaattttgtaagtttctataagatcccccctcaatcttctaaattctagtgagtacaagccgagtctatccagtctttcttcatatgaaagtcctgacatcccaggaatcagtctggtgaaccttctctgtactccctctatggcaagaatatctttcctcagatttcgagaccaaaactgtacacaatactataGGTGTGGTctgactgcagtagaacctccctgctcctatactcaaatccttttgctatgaaataccTATGTTATAGTTATTTGCTATGAAATTTGCTGTTATTTGCTATGAaataacatgggactagtgtgaacgggtgatggatgttcggcgtggactcgatgggctggattgtctgtttccaggctgcatct
Proteins encoded in this window:
- the ing2 gene encoding inhibitor of growth protein 2, yielding MLGPGHRPRGSGYVEQYLDSVEALPLDLQRSVSRLREIDTRYREVLKELDDAYDKYKQEMDVAQRKRLLQHLQLALINSQELGDEKIQIVTQMSEQVENCAKQMDSHSDCFEEPSEHEKPVEKAKVAEAPQAERPSRRPRRQKNSENRELCHPGNDTEEGDEQPKEKKSKSAKKKRSKARPEREISPIDFPIDPNEPTYCLCNQVSYGEMIGCDNEECPIEWFHFSCVGLTYKPKGKWYCPKCRGDTEKTMDKCIEKSKKDRRSR